In one Amia ocellicauda isolate fAmiCal2 chromosome 2, fAmiCal2.hap1, whole genome shotgun sequence genomic region, the following are encoded:
- the bphl gene encoding valacyclovir hydrolase isoform X3 — protein sequence MASLFIPEISSIKSSKINVNRVELHYQHTGKGNHAVLLLPGALGSGETDFRPQLESLNKERFTIVAFDPRGYGRSIPPTRDFPLDFFHRDAQDAVDLMQALQFKTFSFLGWSDGGITALIAAAKHPSVINKLVIWGSNAFVTEEDVKIYNGIRDVSLWSERMRKPLEEMYGAEYFVKTWEAWVDGICQFAKKPEGSICRELLPQITCPTLIVHGAKDPMVPNFHPEYLHKHIKGSRLHLMPEGKHNLHLRFAGEFNSLVEEFL from the exons ATGGCGTCTCTCTTCATACCAGAAAT cagcTCTATCAAATCAtccaaaataaatgtgaataGAGTAGAGCTACATTATCAACACACTGGAAAAGGAAACCATGCTGTTCTTCTTCTTCCAGGAGCTTTAG GTAGTGGGGAGACTGACTTCAGACCCCAGCTGGAGTCTCTGAATAAAGAGCGCTTCACCATAGTGGCCTTTGACCCACGGGGTTATGGACGCTCCATACCTCCCACACGAGACTTTCCCCTGGACTTTTTTCACAGAGATGCCCAGGATGCTGTGGACTTAATGCAG GCGTTACAGTTTAAGACTTTCTCTTTCTTGGGCTGGAGTGATGGTGGTATAACGGCACTAATTGCTGCAGCAAAACATCCTTCTGTCATCAACAAGCTGGTTATCTGGGGATCCAACGCTTTTGTCACAGAAGAGGATGTCAAGATTTATAATG GTATCAGAGATGTTTCTTTATGGAGTGAAAGAATGAGGAAGCCATTGGAGGAGATGTACGGCGCTGAATATTTTGTTAAAACTTGGGAGGCCTGGGTGGATGGTATCTGCCAGTTTGCAAAGAAGCCAGAAG GCAGTATTTGTCGGGAGCTGCTGCCACAGATCACCTGCCCAACTCTAATTGTACATGGAGCCAAAGACCCTATGGTGCCTAATTTCCACCCAGAATATCTTCATAAACACATCAAGGGCTCACG GCTGCACCTGATGCCAGAAGGGAAACACAATTTACACCTGAGGTTTGCTGGAGAGTTCAATAGTCTGGTTGAAGAATTCCTTTGA
- the bphl gene encoding valacyclovir hydrolase isoform X2, with protein sequence MAWMLCCRGLYNLVTFPAVRFHCSIKSSKINVNRVELHYQHTGKGNHAVLLLPGALGSGETDFRPQLESLNKERFTIVAFDPRGYGRSIPPTRDFPLDFFHRDAQDAVDLMQALQFKTFSFLGWSDGGITALIAAAKHPSVINKLVIWGSNAFVTEEDVKIYNGIRDVSLWSERMRKPLEEMYGAEYFVKTWEAWVDGICQFAKKPEGSICRELLPQITCPTLIVHGAKDPMVPNFHPEYLHKHIKGSRLHLMPEGKHNLHLRFAGEFNSLVEEFL encoded by the exons ATGGCGTGGATGCTGTGCTGCAGGGGACTGTATAATCTGGTCACTTTCCCAGCGGTCCGGTTTCACTG cTCTATCAAATCAtccaaaataaatgtgaataGAGTAGAGCTACATTATCAACACACTGGAAAAGGAAACCATGCTGTTCTTCTTCTTCCAGGAGCTTTAG GTAGTGGGGAGACTGACTTCAGACCCCAGCTGGAGTCTCTGAATAAAGAGCGCTTCACCATAGTGGCCTTTGACCCACGGGGTTATGGACGCTCCATACCTCCCACACGAGACTTTCCCCTGGACTTTTTTCACAGAGATGCCCAGGATGCTGTGGACTTAATGCAG GCGTTACAGTTTAAGACTTTCTCTTTCTTGGGCTGGAGTGATGGTGGTATAACGGCACTAATTGCTGCAGCAAAACATCCTTCTGTCATCAACAAGCTGGTTATCTGGGGATCCAACGCTTTTGTCACAGAAGAGGATGTCAAGATTTATAATG GTATCAGAGATGTTTCTTTATGGAGTGAAAGAATGAGGAAGCCATTGGAGGAGATGTACGGCGCTGAATATTTTGTTAAAACTTGGGAGGCCTGGGTGGATGGTATCTGCCAGTTTGCAAAGAAGCCAGAAG GCAGTATTTGTCGGGAGCTGCTGCCACAGATCACCTGCCCAACTCTAATTGTACATGGAGCCAAAGACCCTATGGTGCCTAATTTCCACCCAGAATATCTTCATAAACACATCAAGGGCTCACG GCTGCACCTGATGCCAGAAGGGAAACACAATTTACACCTGAGGTTTGCTGGAGAGTTCAATAGTCTGGTTGAAGAATTCCTTTGA
- the bphl gene encoding valacyclovir hydrolase isoform X1: MAWMLCCRGLYNLVTFPAVRFHCSSIKSSKINVNRVELHYQHTGKGNHAVLLLPGALGSGETDFRPQLESLNKERFTIVAFDPRGYGRSIPPTRDFPLDFFHRDAQDAVDLMQALQFKTFSFLGWSDGGITALIAAAKHPSVINKLVIWGSNAFVTEEDVKIYNGIRDVSLWSERMRKPLEEMYGAEYFVKTWEAWVDGICQFAKKPEGSICRELLPQITCPTLIVHGAKDPMVPNFHPEYLHKHIKGSRLHLMPEGKHNLHLRFAGEFNSLVEEFL, encoded by the exons ATGGCGTGGATGCTGTGCTGCAGGGGACTGTATAATCTGGTCACTTTCCCAGCGGTCCGGTTTCACTG cagcTCTATCAAATCAtccaaaataaatgtgaataGAGTAGAGCTACATTATCAACACACTGGAAAAGGAAACCATGCTGTTCTTCTTCTTCCAGGAGCTTTAG GTAGTGGGGAGACTGACTTCAGACCCCAGCTGGAGTCTCTGAATAAAGAGCGCTTCACCATAGTGGCCTTTGACCCACGGGGTTATGGACGCTCCATACCTCCCACACGAGACTTTCCCCTGGACTTTTTTCACAGAGATGCCCAGGATGCTGTGGACTTAATGCAG GCGTTACAGTTTAAGACTTTCTCTTTCTTGGGCTGGAGTGATGGTGGTATAACGGCACTAATTGCTGCAGCAAAACATCCTTCTGTCATCAACAAGCTGGTTATCTGGGGATCCAACGCTTTTGTCACAGAAGAGGATGTCAAGATTTATAATG GTATCAGAGATGTTTCTTTATGGAGTGAAAGAATGAGGAAGCCATTGGAGGAGATGTACGGCGCTGAATATTTTGTTAAAACTTGGGAGGCCTGGGTGGATGGTATCTGCCAGTTTGCAAAGAAGCCAGAAG GCAGTATTTGTCGGGAGCTGCTGCCACAGATCACCTGCCCAACTCTAATTGTACATGGAGCCAAAGACCCTATGGTGCCTAATTTCCACCCAGAATATCTTCATAAACACATCAAGGGCTCACG GCTGCACCTGATGCCAGAAGGGAAACACAATTTACACCTGAGGTTTGCTGGAGAGTTCAATAGTCTGGTTGAAGAATTCCTTTGA
- the LOC136768586 gene encoding tubulin beta-2B chain: protein MREIVHIQAGQCGNQIGAKFWEVISDEHGIDPTGSYHGDSDLQLERINVYYNEASGNKYVPRAILVDLEPGTMDSVRSGPFGQIFRPDNFVFGQSGAGNNWAKGHYTEGAELVDSVLDVVRKESESCDCLQGFQLTHSLGGGTGSGMGTLLISKIREEYPDRIMNTFSVMPSPKVSDTVVEPYNATLSVHQLVENTDETFCIDNEALYDICFRTLKLTTPTYGDLNHLVSATMSGVTTCLRFPGQLNADLRKLAVNMVPFPRLHFFMPGFAPLTSRGSQQYRALSVPELTQQMFDAKNMMAACDPRHGRYLTVAAIFRGRMSMKEVDEQMLNVQNKNSSYFVEWIPNNVKTAVCDIPPRGLKMSATFIGNSTAIQELFKRISEQFTAMFRRKAFLHWYTGEGMDEMEFTEAESNMNDLVSEYQQYQDATADEQGEFEEEEGEDET from the exons ATGCGTGAGATTGTGCATATCCAGGCTGGACAATGTGGGAATCAGATTGGTGCCAAG TTTTGGGAAGTGATCAGTGACGAGCATGGCATCGACCCCACTGGCAGTTATCACGGTGACAGTGATCTGCAACTGGAAAGAATTAACGTTTACTACAATGAAGCCAGCG GTAACAAGTATGTCCCTCGTGCTATCCTTGTGGACTTGGAGCCTGGCACAATGGACTCTGTCAGATCTGGGCCTTTTGGACAAATCTTCAGGCCTGATAACTTTGTCTTTG GTCAGAGCGGAGCAGGCAATAACTGGGCCAAAGGTCACTACACGGAGGGCGCCGAGCTGGTGGATTCGGTTCTAGATGTGGTCAGGAAGGAGTCTGAGAGCTGCGACTGCCTGCAGGGTTTCCAGCTAACCCACTCCCTGGGAGGGGGCACCGGCTCCGGCATGGGCACCTTACTGATCAGCAAGATCCGCGAGGAGTACCCCGACCGCATCATGAACACGTTCAGCGTCATGCCCTCCCCAAAGGTGTCCGACACAGTGGTCGAGCCCTACAATGCCACTTTGTCGGTCCACCAGCTGGTAGAAAACACAGACGAGACCTTCTGCATCGACAACGAAGCCCTCTATGACATCTGCTTCCGCACCCTGAAGCTCACCACGCCGACCTACGGGGACCTCAACCACCTGGTGTCGGCCACCATGAGCGGCGTCACCACTTGCCTGCGCTTCCCCGGGCAGCTGAACGCCGACTTACGGAAGCTCGCCGTCAACATGGTGCCTTTCCCACGCCTCCATTTCTTCATGCCCGGGTTCGCCCCCCTAACCAGCCGCGGCAGCCAGCAGTACCGTGCCTTGTCCGTGCCCGAGCTGACGCAGCAGATGTTTGATGCCAAAAACATGATGGCCGCCTGCGATCCCCGCCATGGACGCTACCTGACCGTGGCGGCCATTTTCCGCGGCAGGATGTCCATGAAGGAGGTGGATGAGCAGATGCTCAACGTCCAGAACAAGAACAGCAGTTACTTTGTGGAATGGATCCCCAACAACGTCAAGACTGCCGTCTGTGACATCCCACCAAGAGGCCTCAAAATGTCCGCCACCTTTATCGGAAACAGCACCGCCATCCAGGAGCTGTTCAAGAGAATTTCGGAACAATTCACGGCTATGTTCCGCCGCAAAGCCTTCTTGCACTGGTACACCGGCGAAGGGATGGATGAAATGGAATTCACAGAGGCAGAAAGCAACATGAACGACTTAGTCTCCGAGTACCAGCAGTACCAAGACGCCACTGCAGATGAGCAGGGCGAGTTTGAAGAGGAGGAAGGGGAAGACGAGACATAA
- the psmg4 gene encoding proteasome assembly chaperone 4, protein MDKVGCDDPNPQAEEDGISIHNFSEKILEQNVHFHVMKMKDGFFLWIGANAHLSNLAVALCSKYDSVPLSTLVLGDASDTTPNSLAQRLTKKTKKQVFVSYNLPTTEANLTLLVENRIKKEMELFPHRF, encoded by the exons ATGGACAAGGTAGGCTGTGACGATCCCAACCCCCAGGCAGAAGAAGACGGCATCTCCATCCACAACTTTTCCGAGAAGATTTTGGAACAGAATGTCCATTTCCATGTGATGAAAATGAAAGACGGGTTTTTCCTGTGGATCGGAGCAAATGCTCACCTGTCCAATCTGGCTGTGGCACTGTGCAGCAAATAT GATTCTGTGCCTTTGTCGACATTAGTTCTTGGAGATGCTTCTGACACGACCCCCAATTCTCTGGCACAAAGATTGA CCAAGAAGACGAAAAAGCAGGTCTTTGTCAGCTACAATCTGCCCACTACAGAAGCCAACCTCACTTTACTCGTGGAAAATcgaataaagaaagaaatggaacTTTTTCCTCATAGATTCTAG